The following are encoded together in the Leuconostoc mesenteroides subsp. mesenteroides ATCC 8293 genome:
- the pepV gene encoding dipeptidase PepV has translation MTAEQWQQKSQLYKSELLTDLLQFLSIPSVLDKTTANVQQPFGAGIETALQFLVDMGRRDGFKVERVADNMVVVIDYGPEDATETFGVLSHVDVVPGGDAWTITLPFSPKVIGNRLYGRGSHDMKADLIASYYALKQLKDAGFQPRKKIRLIFGSDEESDWRDMRAYLDQVGEPTFGFSPDGAFPVVPGEKGVLTLSIQFKGTTLGEWKLHRFQSGERDNVVPGTATADVELPDGVDINGFLAAYERYLKDTLMISGIGQYDDGHIILTLYGKSVHGAYPEDGLNAATYLANFLLNYNFDDQAHGFLEFLGLTNHKNVFGEKLGLIYHDDIMGDLTVNVGKILFQANADSEIRINFRYPMGITETAILTQVQRHMGSLNAKIFKQEAFGTHPHMVDLSDPIVTVLADIYAQHTHTQKTYKISNGGSYARLLKRGVAFGGQFPDVPVMSHQPNEYVLVDNIPKTQAIFAQVMYEMTR, from the coding sequence ATGACAGCTGAACAGTGGCAACAAAAGTCGCAATTGTACAAATCAGAATTATTGACTGACTTGTTACAGTTTTTATCAATACCATCTGTGTTAGATAAAACAACAGCTAATGTTCAACAACCTTTTGGAGCAGGTATTGAAACAGCACTACAATTTCTAGTTGATATGGGCAGACGTGACGGGTTTAAAGTTGAGCGTGTCGCGGATAATATGGTTGTTGTTATTGACTATGGACCAGAGGATGCAACGGAAACCTTTGGGGTCTTGTCACACGTTGATGTTGTTCCTGGTGGGGATGCATGGACGATAACGTTGCCATTTAGCCCTAAAGTTATAGGCAATCGCTTGTATGGACGTGGTTCACACGATATGAAAGCTGATTTAATAGCTAGTTATTACGCTTTGAAGCAATTAAAAGATGCTGGTTTTCAACCACGAAAAAAAATACGTTTGATTTTTGGTAGTGATGAAGAATCTGATTGGCGTGATATGCGGGCCTATTTGGATCAAGTAGGTGAACCGACGTTTGGTTTTTCACCTGACGGAGCCTTCCCGGTTGTTCCTGGTGAAAAAGGTGTTCTAACCTTATCAATTCAGTTTAAAGGCACAACATTGGGTGAGTGGAAACTACATCGATTTCAGTCTGGGGAACGAGATAATGTTGTACCAGGGACTGCAACTGCTGATGTTGAGCTGCCTGATGGTGTGGATATCAATGGGTTTTTAGCTGCGTATGAGCGTTATCTCAAAGATACACTAATGATTTCGGGTATAGGTCAATATGATGATGGTCATATTATATTAACACTGTATGGGAAATCTGTTCATGGCGCTTACCCAGAAGATGGTTTGAATGCGGCAACGTATTTGGCTAATTTTTTATTAAACTATAATTTCGATGATCAAGCGCATGGATTCTTAGAGTTTCTTGGTTTGACAAATCATAAAAACGTTTTCGGTGAAAAGCTCGGATTGATTTATCATGATGATATTATGGGTGACTTAACAGTAAATGTGGGTAAGATTTTATTCCAAGCTAATGCTGATAGTGAGATTCGGATCAATTTCCGTTATCCAATGGGCATAACGGAAACTGCTATTTTGACACAAGTTCAGCGACATATGGGGAGCTTGAACGCCAAAATATTTAAGCAGGAAGCTTTTGGTACACATCCGCACATGGTAGACCTAAGTGATCCAATTGTGACAGTACTTGCGGATATTTATGCTCAGCACACGCATACGCAAAAGACATATAAAATTTCTAATGGCGGCTCGTATGCACGCTTATTGAAACGTGGTGTAGCTTTTGGTGGGCAATTTCCTGATGTACCAGTCATGAGTCATCAGCCAAACGAATATGTATTGGTAGATAACATCCCTAAGACACAAGCTATCTTCGCGCAAGTAATGTATGAAATGACTCGATAA
- a CDS encoding energy-coupling factor transporter transmembrane component T family protein, with protein MDNSLFGYKARNTWINHATGTAKLVGFLALTTIGMISYDTRFLIALTILSFVLIKMAHIKYQEYALLLKLVLFIGLINLVMITVLAPQYGEQLYGTKHVMFGSGWFTITQEQLFYEFNLLLKYLFSFPLSIVLLFTTNPSEFAAGLNKIGVPYKVAYAVAITLRYIPDVQSDYRTISLAQQARGYEISKKSSLIQRMKGTVQIILPLVFSSLGRIDTISQAMELRRFGRYNKRSWYQEQRFSMRDVAMILWSTLIVVIGVLLFITNGGRMWNPFK; from the coding sequence ATGGATAACTCACTTTTCGGATATAAAGCAAGAAATACTTGGATTAATCATGCTACGGGTACCGCCAAATTAGTTGGCTTTTTAGCATTAACAACGATTGGCATGATTTCTTATGATACGCGTTTTTTAATTGCTTTAACAATATTGTCATTTGTTTTAATTAAAATGGCTCATATTAAATATCAGGAATACGCGCTACTTTTAAAGTTGGTATTATTCATTGGTTTGATTAACCTTGTGATGATTACCGTTTTGGCCCCTCAATATGGTGAACAATTATATGGTACGAAACATGTGATGTTTGGTAGCGGTTGGTTTACAATTACGCAAGAACAGTTGTTTTACGAATTTAATCTTCTACTAAAGTATTTATTCTCATTCCCGCTGTCAATTGTATTGCTTTTCACCACTAATCCTAGTGAGTTTGCTGCTGGGTTAAATAAAATTGGCGTACCCTACAAAGTAGCGTATGCCGTTGCAATTACCTTGCGCTATATTCCTGATGTACAGAGTGATTATCGAACGATTAGTTTGGCCCAACAGGCACGTGGCTACGAAATATCAAAAAAATCTAGTTTAATCCAACGGATGAAGGGGACTGTACAAATTATTCTACCATTAGTATTTTCAAGTTTAGGTCGGATTGATACGATTAGTCAAGCTATGGAATTGCGTCGATTTGGGCGCTATAATAAACGGTCATGGTATCAAGAACAACGTTTTTCCATGCGTGATGTGGCTATGATTCTATGGTCGACATTGATTGTCGTGATTGGCGTCTTGCTATTTATAACTAATGGAGGTCGGATGTGGAATCCTTTCAAATGA